One stretch of Lycium ferocissimum isolate CSIRO_LF1 unplaced genomic scaffold, AGI_CSIRO_Lferr_CH_V1 ctg16277, whole genome shotgun sequence DNA includes these proteins:
- the LOC132042573 gene encoding uncharacterized protein LOC132042573, translating into MSFKNKEALATSLKLACLKKDFRIKKVINSRTVYCFRCVHPECKWWLRAVKLLSFDRFCIRTYIKHHTCGSEHITSHNPHATTKVIGEYFKDNFPYGKGPSTKDMSQSIHTDLGCKVSYWKVWKGMEIAKALTRGTHEQGYAVLDAYRYMLRSANLGSKTALKVNENRKFKYFLVAYKAFAQMKKVIAVDGTFLRSKYKGVLLSAVAHDAENHIFPVAFCVVDKECDASYKYFFEQMRSYIEDTPELCIISDRHPSIKKAVSIVFPTCHYGFCMRHLGKNLRTTFHNGAVVSQFYKAAKAYNIDVFNDHFNQIRDLVPGAAEHLERAGFHRWSRAFCPENRYNFMMTNAAESVNSMFNVEREFSITALFDSINRRFTEKFHERRMEFIDSPTIFVPSMEKNIKICQFGE; encoded by the exons atgtcattcaagaacaaggaaGCACTAGCAACTTCGTTGAAACTTGCTTGCTTGAAGAAAGATTTTAGAATCAAGAAGGTGATTAATTCGCGTACTGTGTATTGCTTCAGATGTGTACATCCGGAGTGCAAGTGGTGGCTGAGGGCTGTGAAGCTTTTAAGTTTTGACAGATTTTGTATCAGAACCTACATAAAGCATCACACATGTGGTTCTGAGCACATTACGAGCCATAATCCACACGCTACAACGAAAGTCATTGGTGAATACTTCAAAGATAATTTTCCTTACGGTAAAGGCCCATCTACAAAAGATATGAGTCAATCAATCCATACAGATTTGGGTTGTAAGGTAAGTTATTGGAAGGTCTGGAAGGGCATGGAGATTGCAAAGGCTTTGACAAGGGGGACACATGAGCAAGGGTATGCGGTGCTTGATGCGTACCGTTATATGCTTCGTTCTGCAAATCTAGGAAGTAAGACGGCATTGAAGGTTAATGAAAATAGGAAGTTCAAGTACTTTTTGGTAGCCTATAAGGCTTTTGCGCAAATGAAAAAAGTCATAGCTGTCGATGGGACATTCTTGAGGAGCAAGTATAAAGGAGTGTTGTTGTCGGCAGTTGCACATGATGCGGAGAATCATATTTTTCCAGTGGCATTTTGTGTAGTGGACAAGGAGTGTGATGCTtcgtacaaatatttttttgaacaaatgagaagctataTAGAGGATACCCCTGAGTTGTGCATAATTTCTGATAGACATCCAAGTATCAAAAAGGCGGTTTCAATTGTCTTCCCTACATGTCATTATGGTTTTTGCATGAGGCACCTAGGGAAAAATCTGAGAACCACCTTTCACAATGGGGCGGTCGTATCTCAATTTTATAAAGCAGCAAAAGCGTACAATATTGATGTCTTCAATGaccatttcaatcaaatcagaGATTTGGTTCCTGGGGCCGCCGAACATCTTGAACGTGCTGGATTCCACAGATGGAGCAGGGCATTCTGCCCCGAAAATAG GTataattttatgatgacaaacgCTGCTGAGTCGGTGAACTCAATGTTCAatgttgaaagagaattttcCATTACTGCTCTATTTGATTCCATAAACAGGAGGTTTACTGAGAAATTTCATGAGAGGCGTATGGAGTTCATCGACTCACCAACCATCTTTGTTCCCTCaatggaaaaaaatatcaaaatttgtcAATTTGGGGAATAA
- the LOC132042574 gene encoding uncharacterized protein LOC132042574: MGKGFDKFRGILRQQGLENFFSASCFGLYLDLLEETSARFQMTMVSELLKRRIICDRKDEVWINYCGMPVCFGMKEFAIVTGLRCHPCEPLPTVVLTKPAWTPKAAKKAKGSKAKNDVSLVDLVGKSYIQKKLLEDLESKTFSKKHKEALCLVWFVHSVLWARDINNNIPLGLIKLAEDYDAFNNYSWGFKSFRLTVEYLMKELKPTGKTLNLYGFPWAFMPFLTSGIK, encoded by the exons ATGGGCAAGGGCTTTGACAAATTTAGGGGCATTCTTCGGCAGCAGGGGTTGGAGAATTTCTTTAGCGCTAGCTGCTTTGGGCTCTATTTAGATTTGCTTGAAGAAACTAGTGCGCGGTTTCAAATGACAATGGTGTCTGAGCTTTTGAAGCGTAGGATTATTTGTGATAGAAAGGATGAGGTTTGGATCAATTACTGTGGCATGCCGGTTTGTTTTGGCATGAAGGAGTTTGCCATAGTTACCGGATTGAGATGTCATCCTTGTGAGCCTCTTCCTACTGTTGTATTAACCAAGCCAGCCTGGACTCCCAAGGCAGCCAAGAAAGCAAAGGGTTCCAAAGCTAAGAATGATGTCTCTTTGGTAGACTTAGTGGGAAAGAGCTACATTCAGAAGAAATTGTTGGAAGATTTGGAGTCCAAAACTTTCTCAAAAAAGCACAAGGAGGCACTGTGCTTAGTTTGGTTTGTGCACAGTGTTCTTTGGGCAAGAGAcataaacaacaacataccgCTTGGATTGATTAAACTTGCTGAGGACTATGATGCCTTCAACAACTATTCCTGGGGTTTTAAAAGCTTTAGGTTGACTGTTGAATATTTGATGAAGGAATTGAAGCCAACTGGGAAGACACTTAACCTATATGGCTTTCCTTGGGCTTTCATG CCATTCCTCACCTCCGGCATCAAGTGA
- the LOC132042571 gene encoding uncharacterized protein LOC132042571, whose amino-acid sequence MVICQNNTKLSVDLFNPPKEAVSIRTHSYRINLTFVVNPWLVPIIRELEMPCIVTFVPIESVPDRLIDGFKGELAGVTTITRVDDVVAGGGGLVAGGDVVDDTGGDVVVDAVGGADVVGGVVQPVDVVVGGGGVGDDVPASIVGEKLRDDDADIGGFTPVAGFSGVGGFGGNFSGGGLSGRRFADVGAGTSKVPSCACECTTCKEKMDNLIRKVEELVQAQEATNTSIQRLISKRGINPSKNLSSPYTPVHVRRRGKAIAKALASVRSRKPAATPSKSIETPLLDVGPKVLKKVDIFKPVHAQRKKKVETAIKAKKSRKTMYSMHEFRAPDFKALTSMEIWWEDYLSFNTSIYLSTSVCCCNRSFILLNLLQQVN is encoded by the exons ATGGTCATTTGCCAGAACAATACAAAATTGAGTGTTGACCTTTTTAACCCCCCTAAGGAAGCTGTAAGCATTAGAACACATTCATATAGAATAAACTTAACTTTT GTTGTGAACCCATGGCTTGTCCCGATAATAAGAGAGTTGGAGATGCCATGCATTGTCACCTTTGTGCCCATAGAATCTGTGCCTGACAGATTGATTGATGGGTTCAAAGGGGAATTGGCTGGAGTGACAACCATCACTagggttgatgatgttgttgctGGTGGTGGTGGTCTTGTTGCTGGtggtgatgttgttgatgatactggtggtgatgttgttgttgatgctgTTGGTGGTGCTGATGTTGTTGGTGGTGTTGTTCAAcctgttgatgttgttgttggtggtggtggtgttggtGATGATGTCCCGGCAAGTATTGTTGGGGAAAAATTAAGAGATGATGATGCTGATATTGGTGGATTTACTCCAGTTGCTGGATTTAGTGGTGTTGGAGGATTTGGTGGTAATTTTAGTGGTGGTGGATTGAGTGGTAGAAGATTTGCTGATGTTGGTGCCGGTACCTCTAAGGTGCCCTCATGTGCTTGTGAGTGCACCACTTGCAAGGAGAAAATGGATAATTTGATTAGAAAGGTGGAGGAGTTGGTGCAGGCCCAAGAAGCCACAAACACTTCTATCCAGAGGTTGATATCCAAGAGGGGTATCAATCCATCAAAGAACCTTTCCTCACCCTATACTCCTGTTCATGTTCGGAGGAGGGGCAAAGCAATTGCCAAGGCACTTGCATCAGTTAGATCAAGGAAACCTGCTGCTACTCCCAGTAAGTCAATTGAGACTCCTCTTCTTGATGTTGGGCCAAAAGTGCTAAAGAAGGTGGACATTTTCAAGCCTGTACAtgcccaaagaaagaaaaaggttgaGACTGCAATCAAAGCCAAAAAGAGTAGGAAAACCATGTACTCAATGCATGAATTTAGAGCCCCAGACTTCAAGGCTTTAACAAGCATGGAAATTTGGTGGGAGGATTACCTAAGTTTCAACACTTCTATATATCTATCTACTTCAGTATGTTGTTGCAACAGgtcctttattttgttgaatctgttgcagcaagttAACTAG